The following are encoded together in the Dickeya lacustris genome:
- a CDS encoding beta-galactosidase, with protein MKRFPPLFAKVEGLLHGADYNPEQWMNYPDVIDDDIAMMQQVKCNVMSVGIFSWSKLEPQEGQYHFDWLDTLLDKLHQRGVSVFLATPSGARPAWLSQRYPQVLRVGRDRVHALHGGRHNHCLSSPVYRDKVRQINTLLAERYGHHPAVIGWHISNEYSGECHCERCQQAFRHWLQARYVTLDALNHAWWSDFWSHTYSDWSQIESPAPHGEVSIHGLNLDWRRFNTAQATDFCAEEIAPLKRVNPALPATTNFMEYFYDYDYWQLSRVLDFISWDSYPMWHRDKDDATLACYTAMYHDLMRSLKQGQPFVLMESTPGTTNWQPLSKLKKPGMHILSSLQAVAHGADAVQYFQWRKSRGSVEKFHGAVVDHVGHVDTRVGREVAALGDMLAKLGDVAGSRVEAQVAILFDWESRWAMDDAQGPRNLGLEYEKTLAEHYRPFWEQGVAVDVINADGDFSAYRLLIAPMLYMVRPGFAERLEAFVRQGGQVVMTYWSGIVNESDLCHLGGFPGPLRALFGIWAEEIDCLAEGEFNRVLGVAGNTLGLKGPYQARHLCELIHLEGAVAQASYCDDFYAGRPAVTVNHVGEGKAWYVTSRNDLAFQRDVFSALIRELALPRALDVALPPGVSAQRRCHPDEEFIFIGNYSAQPQSVAVPVGYCDKLTGEPVTDIALSAWGCRVLHRRLA; from the coding sequence ATGAAACGATTTCCGCCTTTGTTTGCAAAGGTTGAAGGGCTATTGCATGGCGCGGATTATAATCCAGAGCAATGGATGAATTATCCCGATGTGATTGATGATGATATCGCGATGATGCAGCAGGTGAAATGCAATGTCATGTCAGTCGGTATTTTCAGCTGGTCAAAGCTCGAACCGCAAGAGGGGCAATACCATTTTGACTGGCTCGATACGCTGCTGGATAAATTGCATCAGCGTGGCGTATCCGTGTTTCTGGCGACCCCGAGCGGCGCACGCCCGGCCTGGCTGTCGCAGCGTTACCCGCAGGTACTGCGGGTGGGGCGCGACAGGGTACACGCGTTACATGGCGGTCGCCATAACCATTGCCTTTCATCGCCGGTGTACCGCGATAAAGTGCGGCAGATCAATACCCTACTGGCAGAACGTTATGGCCATCACCCGGCGGTGATTGGCTGGCATATCTCTAATGAATATAGCGGTGAGTGCCATTGCGAGCGCTGCCAGCAGGCGTTTCGCCACTGGTTACAGGCGCGTTATGTCACACTGGACGCCCTTAATCACGCCTGGTGGAGCGATTTCTGGAGCCACACGTATAGCGATTGGTCACAAATTGAATCGCCCGCGCCACACGGCGAGGTTTCTATTCATGGCCTGAACCTTGACTGGCGGCGTTTTAATACGGCGCAGGCGACGGATTTTTGCGCCGAGGAGATAGCGCCATTAAAACGGGTGAATCCGGCGTTACCGGCCACCACCAACTTTATGGAGTATTTCTACGACTACGATTACTGGCAGTTGTCGCGCGTGCTGGATTTTATCTCCTGGGACAGTTACCCGATGTGGCACCGTGATAAAGACGACGCCACGCTTGCCTGCTATACCGCCATGTACCATGACCTGATGCGTTCGCTAAAACAGGGGCAGCCGTTTGTCCTGATGGAGTCTACGCCCGGCACCACTAACTGGCAGCCGCTGAGTAAGCTGAAGAAACCCGGCATGCATATTCTGTCTTCGCTACAGGCGGTGGCGCATGGTGCGGACGCGGTGCAGTATTTCCAGTGGCGTAAAAGCCGGGGCTCGGTAGAGAAATTCCACGGTGCGGTGGTCGATCACGTCGGGCATGTCGATACCCGCGTCGGGCGCGAGGTGGCGGCGCTTGGCGATATGCTCGCGAAACTTGGCGATGTCGCAGGCAGCCGGGTTGAGGCGCAGGTGGCTATCCTGTTTGACTGGGAGAGCCGCTGGGCAATGGATGATGCACAAGGGCCGCGCAATCTCGGGCTGGAGTATGAAAAAACGCTGGCAGAACACTACCGGCCATTTTGGGAGCAGGGCGTGGCGGTGGATGTGATTAACGCCGATGGGGATTTCAGCGCTTACCGGCTACTGATAGCGCCAATGCTCTACATGGTGCGTCCCGGCTTTGCCGAACGGCTGGAGGCGTTTGTGCGTCAGGGCGGGCAGGTGGTGATGACCTACTGGAGCGGCATTGTTAATGAAAGCGACCTGTGTCATTTAGGCGGTTTTCCCGGCCCGCTGCGCGCGCTTTTCGGCATCTGGGCTGAGGAGATTGACTGCCTGGCGGAGGGGGAATTTAACCGCGTGCTGGGCGTTGCTGGCAACACGCTGGGGCTCAAAGGGCCCTATCAGGCACGCCATTTGTGTGAACTTATTCATCTGGAAGGCGCGGTGGCGCAAGCCAGTTATTGCGATGATTTTTATGCCGGTCGCCCGGCTGTCACCGTCAATCATGTCGGCGAAGGCAAAGCCTGGTATGTCACGTCACGCAACGATCTGGCATTCCAGCGCGATGTCTTCAGCGCCCTTATCCGCGAGCTGGCGCTGCCGCGCGCGCTGGATGTGGCGTTGCCGCCGGGCGTCAGCGCCCAGCGCCGCTGCCACCCTGATGAGGAGTTTATTTTTATCGGTAACTACAGCGCCCAGCCGCAGTCTGTGGCGGTGCCGGTCGGTTATTGCGATAAATTGACCGGTGAACCGGTGACGGATATTGCCCTCAGCGCCTGGGGATGCCGGGTGCTCCATCGCCGTCTCGCCTGA
- the guaA gene encoding glutamine-hydrolyzing GMP synthase: MTENIHQHRILILDFGSQYTQLVARRVRELGVYCELWAWDVTEAQIREFNPNGIILSGGPESTTEFNSPRAPEYVFQAGVPVLGVCYGMQTMAMQLGGKVEGSSEREFGYAQVEVKTDSALVRDIQDAVSTSGAPLLDVWMSHGDKVTAIPADFVTVASTDTCPYAIMANEEKRFYGVQFHPEVTHTRQGQRLLERFVRDICQCEALWTPAKIIDDAVERIRQQVGDDKVILGLSGGVDSSVTALLLHRAIGERLTCVFVDNGLLRLNEAEQVMEMFGDQFGLNIVHVPAENRFLSALAGISDPEAKRKTIGRVFIEVFDEEAGKLTDVKWLAQGTIYPDVIESAASATGKAHVIKSHHNVGGLPDDMALGLVEPLKELFKDEVRKIGLELGLPYNMLYRHPFPGPGLGVRVLGEVKKEYCDLLRRADAIFIEELHKAELYDKVSQAFTVFLPVRSVGVMGDGRKYDWVVSLRAVETIDFMTAHWAHLPYDFLGRVSNRIINEVNGISRVVYDVSGKPPATIEWE; encoded by the coding sequence ATGACAGAAAACATTCATCAACATCGCATTCTTATTCTGGATTTCGGCTCGCAATATACACAACTGGTAGCCCGCCGCGTGCGTGAACTGGGCGTATACTGTGAACTGTGGGCATGGGATGTCACTGAAGCGCAGATTCGCGAGTTCAACCCGAATGGCATCATCCTTTCCGGCGGCCCGGAAAGTACCACCGAGTTCAATAGCCCGCGCGCGCCGGAATATGTTTTCCAGGCTGGCGTACCTGTGCTTGGCGTCTGCTACGGTATGCAGACCATGGCGATGCAGTTAGGCGGTAAGGTAGAAGGTTCCAGCGAGCGCGAGTTTGGTTATGCGCAGGTAGAGGTGAAAACCGACAGCGCGCTCGTTCGTGATATTCAGGATGCCGTCAGCACCAGCGGTGCGCCGCTACTGGATGTGTGGATGAGCCATGGCGATAAAGTCACTGCGATCCCGGCTGACTTTGTCACCGTTGCCAGCACCGATACCTGCCCTTACGCCATCATGGCGAACGAAGAAAAACGTTTTTACGGCGTGCAGTTCCACCCGGAAGTGACCCACACGCGCCAGGGGCAGCGTCTGCTCGAGCGTTTTGTGCGTGACATTTGCCAGTGTGAAGCGCTCTGGACGCCGGCCAAAATCATTGACGATGCGGTTGAGCGTATTCGCCAGCAGGTAGGTGACGATAAGGTTATCCTTGGCTTGTCCGGCGGGGTGGATTCCTCTGTGACGGCATTGTTGCTGCATCGCGCTATTGGTGAACGCCTGACATGCGTGTTTGTGGATAATGGTTTGCTGCGCCTGAACGAAGCCGAGCAGGTCATGGAAATGTTCGGCGACCAGTTCGGCCTGAATATTGTGCATGTTCCAGCGGAAAATCGTTTCCTGTCTGCACTGGCCGGCATTAGCGACCCGGAAGCCAAGCGTAAAACCATTGGCCGTGTTTTCATCGAGGTGTTTGATGAAGAAGCCGGCAAACTGACCGATGTAAAATGGCTGGCGCAAGGCACTATCTACCCGGACGTGATTGAATCGGCGGCGTCTGCCACCGGCAAAGCGCACGTTATCAAGTCTCACCATAATGTCGGCGGCTTGCCTGATGATATGGCATTGGGGCTGGTTGAGCCGCTCAAAGAGCTGTTTAAAGACGAAGTGCGCAAAATTGGTCTGGAACTGGGCCTGCCGTACAACATGCTCTACCGTCACCCGTTCCCGGGGCCGGGCCTTGGCGTGCGCGTATTGGGCGAAGTGAAAAAAGAGTATTGCGACCTGCTGCGCCGTGCTGATGCAATTTTCATTGAGGAACTGCACAAAGCCGAGCTGTACGACAAAGTCAGCCAGGCTTTTACCGTGTTCCTGCCGGTTCGTTCGGTTGGCGTGATGGGCGATGGCCGTAAGTATGACTGGGTTGTCTCACTGCGTGCTGTTGAAACCATCGATTTCATGACCGCGCACTGGGCGCACCTGCCGTATGATTTCCTTGGCCGTGTCTCCAATCGCATCATCAACGAAGTCAACGGCATCTCCCGCGTGGTGTATGACGTGTCTGGGAAACCGCCAGCTACGATTGAGTGGGAATAA
- a CDS encoding PTS transporter subunit EIIB, giving the protein MIKLRAFTRYFSQPKPAPAFTEAEKQHIQRLLHGFGGQANIEQVDACITRLRVTVKNLKLVDSQGLQQEGALGVIILGQQVHAIFGQQSDALRQLLTEHFSRDGGGE; this is encoded by the coding sequence ATGATTAAGCTGCGTGCCTTTACCCGTTACTTTAGCCAGCCTAAACCCGCCCCGGCGTTTACGGAGGCCGAGAAACAGCATATTCAGCGCCTGCTGCATGGCTTTGGCGGTCAGGCGAATATCGAACAGGTTGATGCCTGCATTACCCGCCTGCGCGTCACGGTGAAAAACCTCAAACTGGTTGATTCACAGGGGCTACAGCAGGAAGGCGCATTGGGCGTGATTATTCTCGGCCAGCAAGTCCATGCGATATTTGGTCAGCAATCCGATGCGCTACGTCAATTATTAACGGAGCACTTCTCTCGTGATGGGGGAGGAGAATAA